One segment of Niveibacterium microcysteis DNA contains the following:
- a CDS encoding MtrB/PioB family decaheme-associated outer membrane protein, with translation MKPFSPLFLLCALGALTITTSGTALAVDTSQWTCESCPFEKASSSTTVEAGLGSVTEDSKTFGNYTGLDQQGPYVIAGGEGRYRNDTGFSGSFQATDLGIDTRAIDARVRQEGRYSARFGYSEIPHYTSDTGATPFLGAGSEVLRLPAGFPISTTADLPAGSLNTVDIGFKRSRLDAEASWLGDEHWTSSIKVRHDVRDGTQRIAGSFYNTSSQLVAPVDQTTDQIEVSAGYVTQKWQLSVAYHGSLFRNNENALTWANPFTPVVAGATTGQLALAPDNQFHQLLASGTYEILPQLRASADVAFGRMTQDSSYLPITQNAALAPTIPALPASSLNGKVGTFNGSFRLAYNPIAQLRVNAVYARDEHDNQTDSLAYPAVATDMFVGTTTRSNQPFSYKQDRYKINADYLGPSWLKTSIGFDEDDRMRTLQDTVKTREGTVWGRVAAQVQEYLSVSLRLAHGERTNSGYGSATWVSPAENPYMRKYNLADRWRDTAGVRADITAMEGLTIGLHYDYSEDDYRNSLVGLTDARSESYGADLSAALGERTQVQLYAASERLRSNQAGSSTATLPNWWARNSDEIDVIGLGIKHMAMDGKLELGADLTHTSSRSDVVVNAGPSDPPFPTATTDLDSVKVYATYRLQSNISITGGVWHEEYRSRDWRYDGVTPTTVPNLLALGEEAPHYNVNVVRMAVRYSF, from the coding sequence ATGAAACCATTTAGTCCCTTGTTCCTGCTGTGCGCCCTCGGCGCACTGACGATCACGACCAGCGGCACCGCCCTGGCGGTCGACACCTCGCAATGGACCTGCGAGTCGTGCCCATTCGAGAAGGCCAGCTCCAGCACCACGGTGGAGGCTGGGCTCGGCAGCGTCACCGAAGATTCAAAGACCTTTGGCAACTACACCGGCCTCGACCAGCAGGGCCCCTACGTCATCGCTGGCGGCGAAGGCCGTTATCGCAACGACACCGGGTTCAGCGGCAGCTTCCAGGCAACCGACCTCGGTATCGATACGCGGGCCATTGACGCCCGTGTGCGGCAGGAGGGGCGCTATTCGGCCCGCTTTGGCTATTCGGAGATTCCGCACTACACCTCCGATACTGGCGCGACGCCCTTCCTCGGTGCGGGTAGCGAAGTGCTGCGCCTGCCGGCCGGCTTCCCGATCTCGACCACGGCCGATCTTCCCGCCGGCAGCCTCAACACGGTAGACATTGGCTTCAAGCGCTCACGGCTCGACGCCGAGGCGAGCTGGTTGGGCGACGAACACTGGACCAGCAGTATCAAGGTGCGACACGACGTCCGCGACGGCACACAGCGCATCGCCGGATCGTTCTACAACACCTCCTCGCAGCTCGTCGCGCCGGTCGACCAGACGACCGATCAGATTGAGGTCTCCGCCGGTTACGTCACGCAGAAATGGCAGTTGTCGGTCGCCTACCATGGCTCGCTGTTCCGCAATAATGAGAACGCGCTGACCTGGGCGAATCCCTTCACTCCGGTTGTTGCCGGCGCGACCACTGGCCAACTGGCACTCGCACCGGACAACCAGTTCCATCAGCTGCTCGCTTCCGGCACCTACGAAATCCTGCCGCAATTGCGCGCCAGTGCCGACGTCGCCTTCGGCCGCATGACGCAGGATTCCTCTTACCTGCCGATCACACAGAACGCAGCACTGGCGCCGACGATACCCGCCCTGCCGGCTTCGTCACTCAACGGCAAGGTCGGCACGTTCAACGGCAGCTTCCGGCTGGCCTACAACCCGATCGCGCAGCTGCGCGTCAACGCGGTTTATGCGCGCGACGAGCACGACAACCAGACCGACAGCCTCGCCTACCCAGCGGTGGCGACCGACATGTTTGTTGGCACCACGACGCGCAGCAACCAGCCCTTCTCGTACAAACAGGATCGCTACAAGATCAATGCGGACTACCTCGGCCCGAGCTGGCTGAAGACGTCGATTGGCTTCGATGAAGACGATCGCATGCGCACCTTGCAGGACACCGTGAAGACGCGCGAAGGCACGGTCTGGGGGCGCGTCGCTGCGCAAGTCCAGGAATACCTCTCGGTTTCGCTGCGGCTGGCACATGGCGAGCGCACGAACTCCGGCTACGGTTCGGCCACCTGGGTGTCGCCAGCCGAGAATCCGTACATGCGCAAGTACAACCTTGCGGATCGCTGGCGCGACACGGCCGGCGTACGTGCCGACATCACGGCGATGGAAGGCCTCACGATTGGCCTGCACTACGACTACTCGGAAGACGACTACCGCAACTCGCTGGTCGGCCTGACGGATGCACGCAGTGAGAGCTATGGCGCCGATCTGTCGGCCGCGCTCGGCGAACGCACTCAAGTGCAGCTGTATGCGGCATCTGAACGGCTACGTTCCAACCAGGCCGGCAGTTCGACCGCGACGCTGCCTAACTGGTGGGCGCGTAACAGCGATGAGATCGACGTCATCGGGCTCGGCATCAAACATATGGCAATGGATGGGAAGCTCGAACTGGGCGCCGATCTGACCCATACCAGCTCGCGCAGCGACGTGGTCGTGAATGCTGGACCAAGCGATCCCCCGTTCCCGACAGCAACGACGGATCTCGATAGCGTGAAGGTGTATGCCACCTACCGCCTGCAGAGCAACATCTCGATCACCGGCGGTGTATGGCATGAAGAATACCGCTCGCGCGACTGGCGCTACGACGGTGTAACGCCGACCACGGTGCCGAACCTGCTGGCGCTCGGAGAAGAAGCCCCGCACTACAACGTTAACGTCGTTCGTATGGCGGTGCGCTACAGCTTCTAA
- a CDS encoding ComEA family DNA-binding protein, protein MAKETHKSCRAGRSVVIATSLWLMAGTGFAATASTSTEALPAGHPQQAQSSKKATQKPAPLIDINSASKAQLKTLYGVGDAEADRIIAARPFKTKTDLVTTAGLPTGIYVANKHKIIAIQKTKSSPKG, encoded by the coding sequence ATGGCCAAAGAGACCCACAAATCGTGTCGTGCGGGCCGCAGCGTGGTGATTGCCACTAGCTTGTGGTTGATGGCTGGCACCGGGTTCGCGGCAACGGCCAGCACAAGCACCGAGGCCCTGCCCGCGGGCCACCCGCAGCAAGCTCAGAGCAGCAAGAAGGCAACACAGAAACCCGCGCCGCTGATCGACATCAACAGCGCAAGCAAGGCACAACTCAAAACGCTGTATGGCGTCGGGGATGCGGAGGCGGATCGGATCATCGCCGCGCGTCCGTTCAAGACAAAGACCGATCTGGTCACGACAGCCGGACTACCCACCGGCATCTACGTCGCCAACAAACACAAGATCATCGCGATACAGAAGACCAAGTCGAGCCCCAAAGGCTAG
- a CDS encoding c-type cytochrome, whose product MKTKLIAVAVGLVGAFALAPVVQAADADAAQALAKKEGCLKCHAIDKKKEAKSFTDIGKKYAGKADSEAKLLHHITSGEKVKMEDGTEEDHKIIKTKDVAEQKNLIAWILSLK is encoded by the coding sequence ATGAAGACGAAATTGATCGCGGTGGCTGTCGGCCTGGTTGGTGCGTTTGCGCTCGCACCGGTGGTGCAGGCTGCGGATGCCGATGCCGCTCAGGCGCTGGCGAAGAAGGAAGGCTGCCTGAAGTGCCATGCCATCGATAAGAAGAAGGAAGCCAAGTCCTTCACCGACATCGGCAAGAAGTACGCCGGCAAGGCCGACTCCGAGGCCAAGCTGCTGCACCACATCACCTCCGGCGAGAAGGTGAAGATGGAAGACGGCACCGAGGAAGATCACAAGATCATCAAGACCAAGGACGTGGCGGAACAGAAGAACCTGATCGCCTGGATCCTGTCGCTCAAGTAA
- a CDS encoding peptide MFS transporter, whose translation MSALRARLSNIPEGAGALFFIQIFATLGFAVLYSTLVLYATQHLKFSNAQAAATMGVFGAFNYGLHLFGGYLGGRFLSNRNLFVGGMVLQVIGCAAIAGGTTALFYSGLALFLTGSGLNVTCLNMMLTQRFHPDDIRREGAFLWNYAGMNVGFFVGFTVAGHYQLTGDYPSLFIFATIGNVLAIVIAGINWRVLADLDTPLLKATPAHFRLRALAGLGILVGLVPVVWIMLQHTDSTGWLVKGICTLVGVWLLVLTLKHRDGRERNNMKAYLILALGSLVFWTLYQMAPNGLQLFALNNVDRMVLGIEIAPQWIQNINAAVIVLGGPLMSALFVRLRSRGWTIDIPKQFALALVLMGLGFLALPAGISLAGSDGRSAFVWLFSSYVLQSVGELLISPIGYAMIGQLAPRAYQGVMMGSWMLVTGLASLFAGDFSGMIPEPSEGAALSTNPAYSALFLELGLGSLAVGIALFLLMPTLRRLIRAAA comes from the coding sequence GTGTCAGCGCTCAGAGCCCGACTGTCGAACATCCCCGAGGGCGCAGGCGCGCTCTTCTTCATCCAGATCTTCGCGACGCTCGGCTTCGCGGTGCTCTATTCGACGCTGGTGCTGTATGCCACCCAGCATCTGAAGTTCAGCAACGCGCAAGCGGCGGCGACGATGGGCGTGTTCGGCGCCTTCAACTACGGCCTGCACCTATTCGGCGGCTACCTCGGCGGGCGCTTCCTCTCGAACCGCAACCTGTTCGTCGGCGGCATGGTGCTGCAGGTGATCGGCTGTGCGGCCATCGCCGGCGGCACCACCGCGCTGTTCTACAGCGGGCTCGCGCTGTTCCTCACCGGCAGCGGCCTCAACGTGACCTGCCTGAACATGATGCTGACGCAGCGCTTCCACCCGGACGACATCCGCCGTGAGGGCGCCTTCCTGTGGAACTACGCGGGCATGAACGTCGGCTTCTTCGTTGGCTTCACCGTGGCGGGCCATTACCAGCTCACAGGGGACTACCCCAGCCTGTTCATCTTCGCGACGATCGGCAATGTGCTGGCAATCGTGATCGCCGGCATCAACTGGCGCGTGCTGGCGGATCTCGATACGCCGCTGCTCAAGGCCACGCCGGCGCACTTCCGGCTGCGGGCATTGGCGGGTCTCGGGATTCTGGTCGGCCTGGTGCCAGTGGTGTGGATCATGCTGCAGCACACCGATTCCACCGGCTGGCTCGTCAAGGGGATCTGCACGCTGGTGGGCGTCTGGCTGCTGGTGCTCACCCTCAAGCACCGCGACGGGCGCGAGCGCAACAACATGAAGGCCTATCTGATCCTCGCGCTCGGGTCGCTGGTGTTCTGGACGCTCTACCAGATGGCGCCGAACGGCCTGCAATTGTTCGCGCTCAACAACGTGGACCGCATGGTCCTCGGCATCGAGATCGCGCCGCAGTGGATCCAGAACATCAACGCCGCGGTGATCGTGCTGGGCGGCCCGCTGATGTCGGCGCTCTTCGTGCGCCTGCGCTCACGTGGCTGGACGATCGACATCCCGAAGCAGTTCGCGCTCGCGCTGGTGCTGATGGGCTTGGGGTTCCTCGCGTTGCCGGCCGGCATCTCGCTTGCCGGTAGCGACGGCCGCTCCGCGTTTGTGTGGCTGTTCTCCAGCTATGTGCTGCAGAGCGTCGGCGAACTGCTGATCTCGCCGATCGGCTACGCGATGATCGGCCAGCTGGCGCCACGCGCCTACCAGGGGGTGATGATGGGCAGCTGGATGCTGGTCACCGGCTTGGCGTCGCTGTTTGCCGGCGACTTCTCGGGCATGATTCCCGAGCCGAGCGAAGGCGCCGCGCTATCGACGAACCCGGCGTATTCGGCGCTGTTCCTGGAGCTGGGCCTCGGCAGCCTCGCCGTTGGCATCGCGCTGTTCCTGCTGATGCCGACACTCCGCCGCCTGATCCGCGCCGCGGCGTAA
- a CDS encoding DUF2147 domain-containing protein: protein MKAAIWLAVLVAGGAWANEPSAEGRWKTISDEDGKPRSIVRIEDHAGNFEAVIEKVFFKPGENTDPVCDKCSDARKGQKIIGLKIMNGLKRDGLRYEGGEILDPDNGKVYRAKMTLSPDGKSLEVRGFIGVSLFGRSQTWVRE from the coding sequence ATGAAAGCAGCAATCTGGCTGGCCGTGCTGGTGGCGGGTGGTGCCTGGGCGAATGAGCCCAGCGCCGAGGGTCGCTGGAAGACCATCAGCGATGAGGATGGCAAGCCGCGTTCGATCGTGCGTATCGAGGATCATGCCGGCAACTTCGAGGCGGTGATCGAGAAGGTCTTCTTCAAGCCGGGAGAGAACACCGATCCGGTCTGCGACAAATGCAGCGATGCGCGCAAAGGGCAGAAGATCATCGGCCTGAAGATCATGAACGGGCTCAAGCGCGATGGACTGCGCTACGAAGGGGGCGAGATCCTCGATCCGGACAACGGCAAGGTTTATCGCGCCAAGATGACGCTGTCGCCCGATGGCAAGTCGCTCGAGGTGCGTGGCTTCATCGGAGTGTCGCTGTTCGGCCGCAGCCAGACCTGGGTGCGCGAGTAA
- a CDS encoding DmsE family decaheme c-type cytochrome gives MNIAKSVFSTALVLAGLAWQSLAFAEEAAPTASAAPTAIASPGTEYSKKGADTCLECHDADSDTATFTTAGIFKSKHGQRGDAHSPFGPKGLQCEACHGPGDRHSTQKSKKIQTINSLKANSFYTPAERNAVCLSCHQNRSRNAWHAEAHDRSQLACTDCHKLHVEKDPVLAKKTEPDVCFRCHKSERVDFQKASSHPVRFGLMACSDCHNAHGSGTQAMLKKPTLNQTCYSCHAEKRGPLLWEHAPVTEDCGLCHTSHGSVRPAMLTKSTTSLCQTCHSVAGHPAVPRTGAALPGNGGGGSIFVVAGGCTNCHAQVHGSNHPAGAKLLR, from the coding sequence ATGAACATCGCAAAATCAGTGTTCTCCACCGCGCTTGTGCTCGCTGGCCTGGCGTGGCAAAGCCTGGCCTTCGCCGAAGAGGCCGCGCCTACTGCATCAGCCGCGCCCACCGCGATTGCCAGCCCCGGCACCGAGTACAGCAAGAAGGGGGCAGACACCTGCCTTGAGTGCCACGACGCCGACAGCGACACCGCAACCTTCACGACGGCCGGCATCTTCAAGTCCAAGCACGGTCAGCGCGGCGACGCGCACAGCCCGTTTGGGCCGAAGGGTCTGCAGTGCGAAGCCTGCCACGGCCCTGGCGACCGGCACTCCACGCAGAAGAGCAAGAAGATCCAGACGATCAACAGTCTCAAGGCGAACTCGTTCTACACGCCCGCCGAGCGCAACGCCGTGTGCCTGTCATGCCACCAGAACCGCTCGCGCAACGCTTGGCACGCGGAAGCGCATGACCGCAGCCAGCTGGCATGTACCGACTGCCACAAGCTGCACGTCGAGAAGGACCCGGTGCTGGCGAAGAAGACCGAACCGGATGTCTGCTTCCGCTGCCACAAGTCTGAGCGCGTCGACTTCCAGAAGGCATCCTCGCACCCGGTTCGCTTCGGCCTGATGGCTTGCAGCGACTGCCACAACGCGCACGGTTCCGGCACGCAGGCGATGCTCAAGAAGCCCACGCTGAACCAGACCTGCTACAGCTGCCACGCAGAAAAACGTGGCCCGTTGCTGTGGGAACACGCACCCGTCACGGAAGACTGCGGCCTCTGCCATACCAGCCACGGATCAGTTCGCCCGGCCATGCTGACGAAGAGCACCACCAGCTTGTGCCAGACCTGTCACTCGGTGGCGGGCCACCCAGCGGTGCCGCGCACCGGCGCAGCCCTGCCCGGCAACGGCGGCGGCGGTTCAATCTTCGTCGTCGCGGGTGGCTGCACGAACTGCCACGCCCAAGTGCATGGTTCCAATCACCCGGCAGGCGCCAAGCTGCTGCGTTGA
- a CDS encoding OmcA/MtrC family decaheme c-type cytochrome has protein sequence MDKKKGRVWLGYLLAGLLTTTLIGCGGGDSGPAGPTGPQGPSGPSGPSGPSGPSGPGAGVVLVPSNSATPTDTASAAWAALAPQVTVTGVTISSPPVVTFKVTDASGYPVVGLGNTSKSSTATVAGLTNLAFSIAKMVPGTNGAPAKWVSYIVTTVPTTTAAAAPTRPTTDTTGTLVDNKDGTYTYTFYRDITKIKADVDAMTVAAPNNKADLGDLTYEPNLTHRLTIQVSGNAPGTGTNTPTGATSVYPAVPMTKPTDYIYDFVPATGQKVTESGRDIVATAKCNECHRQLGGIPGDSTESSGAGFHGGNRNNVQYCVVCHTEQRKYGKVEATINSATLTFTSKSTDIVDGRAVGNLPNYIHKIHNGKLLAKKNYNYAGVLPNEVGYPQDIRNCTKCHDGSATSTAKTSQGDNWKAMPNRLACGSCHDGINFATGTGVTLADAAKGLTSTTNAHPAGPQSDDSMCSTCHKPDGIDIAHTPVTPPNPTNSLLAGGTNANTNAAWIASNTSRLPAGAIKVSYDIKSVSVNASKQPVMVFRMLQNGARVDFNTFDSTKPVATQEMWANFFGSPSAYFVFSVPQDGITAPADFNASVSGYLRSIWNGKATGTGAGTLTGPDADGYYTVTLTGVVIPTTAKMLTGGIGYSYNVTSAPPLTQSNLAAYPTAPASATTGLKPEMPNLSGGLIVITPNAQKVATGYTGRRAIVEDKRCNACHQELGTFTEDAFHAGQRNDGTTCSWCHTPNRTSSGWSADSTSFVHSIHAGSMRDVKFTWHASSTTESFADVGYPGVLKQCETCHLPGTYDFSAADSAAAVPNRLYRTVATGKFNGTSSADPVAAFSLSPYVVKDNVFDYGSGFSYSAATGTSTAAAATTAVISPITTACFACHDSSLAQTHITANGGSVYAARSTGLVTTETCMVCHATGRVGDIKAMHAK, from the coding sequence ATGGACAAGAAAAAAGGCCGCGTTTGGCTCGGCTACCTGCTCGCAGGCTTGCTAACCACCACGCTGATTGGTTGTGGTGGTGGTGACAGCGGCCCCGCGGGCCCAACCGGCCCTCAAGGCCCCAGCGGCCCGTCCGGCCCGTCGGGTCCGTCAGGCCCATCCGGCCCCGGCGCAGGCGTTGTCCTTGTCCCCAGCAACAGCGCCACCCCGACCGACACCGCTTCCGCAGCGTGGGCTGCGCTGGCCCCGCAAGTCACCGTCACCGGCGTGACCATCTCCAGCCCGCCGGTGGTGACCTTCAAGGTGACTGACGCCTCCGGCTACCCGGTGGTAGGCCTCGGCAATACCTCGAAGAGCAGCACCGCAACGGTGGCCGGCCTCACCAACCTCGCCTTCTCGATCGCGAAGATGGTGCCGGGCACCAACGGCGCGCCGGCGAAGTGGGTCAGCTACATCGTGACCACGGTTCCGACCACGACGGCCGCCGCTGCACCAACCCGCCCGACGACCGATACCACCGGCACTCTGGTAGACAACAAGGACGGCACCTACACCTACACGTTCTATCGCGACATCACCAAGATCAAGGCGGATGTCGACGCAATGACCGTTGCGGCGCCGAACAACAAGGCGGATCTCGGTGATCTGACCTACGAACCGAACCTCACCCACCGCCTGACGATCCAGGTTTCCGGCAACGCTCCGGGCACCGGCACCAACACGCCTACCGGCGCGACTTCCGTCTACCCGGCTGTGCCGATGACGAAGCCGACCGATTACATCTACGACTTCGTGCCGGCCACGGGTCAGAAGGTGACGGAATCGGGGCGCGACATCGTCGCAACCGCTAAGTGTAACGAGTGCCACCGCCAGCTTGGCGGCATTCCGGGCGACAGCACCGAGAGCTCCGGCGCTGGCTTCCATGGCGGCAACCGCAACAACGTGCAGTACTGCGTGGTCTGCCACACCGAACAGCGTAAATACGGCAAGGTTGAAGCAACGATCAATTCGGCAACGCTGACCTTCACATCGAAGTCGACCGACATCGTGGATGGCCGCGCCGTTGGCAACCTGCCCAACTACATCCACAAGATCCACAACGGCAAGCTGCTTGCCAAGAAGAACTACAACTACGCGGGCGTGCTGCCCAATGAGGTGGGCTACCCGCAAGACATCCGCAACTGCACGAAGTGTCACGACGGATCCGCCACCTCCACCGCGAAGACTTCGCAGGGTGATAACTGGAAGGCGATGCCGAACCGCTTGGCCTGCGGCTCCTGCCACGACGGTATCAACTTCGCGACCGGCACAGGCGTCACGCTTGCCGATGCGGCAAAGGGTCTGACCTCGACGACCAACGCCCACCCGGCCGGTCCGCAGTCTGACGACTCGATGTGCAGCACCTGCCACAAGCCCGACGGCATCGACATCGCGCATACGCCGGTGACACCGCCGAACCCGACCAACTCTCTGCTGGCGGGCGGCACCAACGCCAACACCAACGCAGCGTGGATTGCATCGAACACCAGCCGCCTGCCGGCCGGTGCAATCAAGGTGAGCTACGACATCAAGAGCGTCTCGGTCAATGCCAGCAAGCAGCCGGTGATGGTCTTCCGCATGCTGCAGAATGGCGCACGCGTCGACTTCAACACCTTCGACTCGACGAAGCCCGTCGCCACCCAAGAGATGTGGGCGAACTTCTTCGGCTCGCCGAGCGCGTACTTCGTGTTCTCGGTGCCGCAAGATGGCATTACCGCACCAGCTGACTTCAATGCCTCGGTGTCGGGCTACCTGCGCAGCATCTGGAACGGCAAGGCAACCGGCACAGGTGCCGGTACGCTGACTGGCCCGGACGCCGACGGTTACTACACCGTCACCCTGACTGGCGTCGTGATTCCGACCACGGCGAAAATGCTGACGGGCGGCATCGGCTACTCATACAACGTTACGAGCGCGCCCCCACTCACGCAAAGCAACCTCGCGGCGTATCCAACAGCGCCCGCCAGCGCCACAACCGGACTGAAACCGGAAATGCCCAACCTCTCCGGGGGCCTGATCGTGATCACGCCGAACGCGCAAAAGGTTGCTACCGGCTACACCGGCCGCCGCGCGATCGTCGAGGACAAGCGTTGCAACGCCTGCCACCAGGAGCTGGGCACCTTCACCGAGGATGCCTTCCACGCGGGTCAGCGCAATGACGGCACGACCTGCTCGTGGTGCCACACGCCGAACCGCACCAGCAGCGGCTGGTCGGCCGACTCGACAAGCTTCGTGCATTCGATCCACGCAGGCTCCATGCGTGACGTCAAATTCACCTGGCACGCGTCGAGCACGACCGAATCGTTCGCCGATGTCGGCTACCCCGGTGTGCTGAAGCAATGCGAGACCTGCCACCTGCCCGGCACCTACGACTTCAGCGCAGCGGACTCCGCCGCGGCTGTGCCGAACCGGCTGTATCGCACGGTTGCAACCGGCAAGTTCAACGGCACCAGCTCGGCTGATCCGGTCGCCGCGTTCTCGCTGTCGCCGTATGTGGTTAAGGACAACGTGTTCGATTATGGATCTGGCTTCAGCTACAGCGCCGCCACCGGTACATCGACCGCAGCCGCGGCGACCACCGCAGTGATCTCGCCGATCACCACGGCCTGCTTCGCTTGCCACGACTCGTCGCTCGCACAGACCCACATCACCGCGAACGGTGGTTCGGTCTACGCAGCGCGCAGCACGGGGCTGGTGACGACCGAGACCTGCATGGTCTGCCACGCAACCGGTCGCGTTGGTGACATTAAGGCGATGCACGCGAAGTAA
- a CDS encoding fumarylacetoacetate hydrolase family protein, which translates to MTYVFEPPARPAVPVAGSEALFPVRRIFCVARNYAAHAREMGHDPEREPPFFFCKPADAVLPVASGVLGALPYPPATQNLHHEFELVVALGKGGRDLTPEQAADCVWGYACGFDMTRRDLQARAKEKGQPWDSGKAFDYAAPISHILHRGHAPLLTAGEIVLKVNGETRQRGDLSEMTWSIPEVIAHLSRLWTLKAGDLVFTGTPEGVGPVAPGDHMEGHIEGVGSISIVVS; encoded by the coding sequence ATGACCTATGTCTTCGAGCCGCCGGCGCGCCCGGCTGTGCCAGTGGCGGGCAGCGAGGCGCTGTTCCCGGTGCGCAGGATCTTCTGCGTGGCGCGCAACTATGCGGCGCATGCACGCGAAATGGGCCACGACCCGGAGCGTGAGCCGCCATTCTTCTTCTGCAAGCCGGCCGATGCGGTGTTGCCGGTGGCTTCCGGCGTGCTGGGGGCGTTGCCGTACCCGCCCGCCACACAGAACCTGCATCACGAATTCGAACTGGTGGTGGCGCTTGGAAAGGGCGGGCGTGATCTGACACCCGAACAGGCGGCAGACTGCGTGTGGGGCTATGCGTGCGGCTTCGACATGACCCGGCGCGACCTGCAGGCGCGTGCGAAGGAGAAAGGCCAACCCTGGGATTCCGGCAAGGCCTTCGATTACGCCGCGCCGATCTCGCACATTCTGCATCGCGGTCATGCGCCGCTGCTGACCGCTGGCGAGATCGTGCTGAAGGTCAACGGCGAGACGCGGCAGCGTGGCGATCTATCCGAAATGACATGGTCGATTCCGGAAGTGATCGCTCATCTTTCGCGCCTGTGGACGCTCAAGGCGGGGGACCTGGTGTTCACCGGCACGCCTGAAGGCGTTGGGCCGGTGGCGCCGGGCGATCACATGGAAGGCCACATCGAGGGGGTGGGGTCGATTTCGATCGTTGTTTCCTGA
- a CDS encoding cytochrome b/b6 domain-containing protein → MTDERRHDDRRHQERRIGDRRSGSEGVRIYILPGWVRAWHWTNAILILTMIVTGFSLHYADAKIPVVEFSLAVRIHNTAGVLLVALWSFFVIANAVTGNWWQFVPKPPGILERCIKQTRYYMWGVFKGEHEPYPVTPEENFNALQAITYWFMIYIVMPLLVLTGLIFLYPQYAPKEMFGVDGLFPIAVVHYVCATIVATFIVAHVYLCTFGKKISTTFKTMITGWHEH, encoded by the coding sequence ATGACTGATGAACGCCGTCATGATGACCGCCGGCACCAAGAGCGCCGTATTGGAGACCGCCGCAGCGGCAGCGAGGGGGTGCGGATCTACATTCTCCCGGGCTGGGTGCGTGCCTGGCACTGGACGAATGCGATCCTGATCCTCACGATGATCGTCACTGGCTTCAGCCTGCACTACGCGGACGCGAAGATTCCGGTGGTCGAGTTCTCACTTGCCGTGCGCATCCACAACACTGCTGGCGTGCTGCTGGTTGCGCTCTGGAGCTTCTTTGTGATCGCCAATGCGGTAACGGGCAACTGGTGGCAGTTCGTACCAAAGCCGCCGGGCATCCTGGAGCGCTGCATCAAGCAGACCCGCTACTACATGTGGGGTGTGTTCAAAGGTGAGCACGAGCCGTATCCGGTCACGCCGGAGGAGAACTTCAACGCACTCCAGGCGATCACCTACTGGTTCATGATCTACATCGTGATGCCGTTACTGGTTCTGACCGGGCTGATCTTTCTGTACCCGCAATACGCGCCGAAAGAGATGTTCGGCGTCGATGGGCTGTTCCCGATCGCGGTCGTGCATTACGTGTGCGCCACGATCGTCGCGACCTTCATCGTGGCGCATGTGTATCTCTGCACCTTCGGCAAGAAAATCAGCACCACGTTCAAGACCATGATTACCGGCTGGCACGAACACTGA